One region of Salvia miltiorrhiza cultivar Shanhuang (shh) chromosome 3, IMPLAD_Smil_shh, whole genome shotgun sequence genomic DNA includes:
- the LOC131014948 gene encoding kirola-like, whose product MGKLASQTRIKWEGDLFHLFLFPYQFSEIAPQVVHSVDLLAGSWGTVGSIISWTYMFGGAKCVAKERIEAIDMKKKSITFKVIEGDLLKLYSEFKIICEMESDGDGEDKVYKCALEYEKRSDEAPEPTVFMDFLLNFMKDIERSRRLVPN is encoded by the exons ATGGGTAAGCTTGCATCACAAACAAGAATCAAGTGGGAAGGAGATCTGTTTCACCTATTTCTCTTCCCCTATCAATTCTCAGAAATCGCTCCTCAAGTAGTTCACTCTGTTGATCTCTTGGCTGGCTCTTGGGGCACTGTTGGTTCCATCATTTCATGGACATACATGTTTG GTGGAGCAAAGTGCGTTGCGAAAGAGAGAATCGAAGCGATCGACATGAAGAAGAAATCGATAACGTTTAAGGTGATTGAAGGAGATCTTTTGAAATTATACAGTGAATTCAAAATAATATGCGAGATGGAGAGCGATGGAGATGGAGAAGACAAGGTGTATAAGTGCGCGTTGGAGTATGAGAAAAGGAGTGATGAAGCGCCGGAACCCACCGTGTTCATGGACTTTCTCCTTAATTTCATGAAAGATATCGAGCGCAGCCGCCGCCTCGTGCCCAATtaa